The following are from one region of the Oncorhynchus masou masou isolate Uvic2021 chromosome 24, UVic_Omas_1.1, whole genome shotgun sequence genome:
- the LOC135512802 gene encoding LOW QUALITY PROTEIN: sphingosine 1-phosphate receptor 3-like (The sequence of the model RefSeq protein was modified relative to this genomic sequence to represent the inferred CDS: inserted 1 base in 1 codon) has protein sequence MENVFEEGMNPVIVAHYNHSGKWGRPRSSGVCKTAVLLLICILIVLENVTVLLALWRNKRFHSRMYFLIGNLALSDMLAGVAYVVNIFTSGGKTFFLTPAQWLAREGSMFVALSASTFSLLAIGIERHMTMVRLRPCEAAGRGRLLGLLGACWAVSVLLSALPSLGWNCLEHLASCSTVLPLYDKSYVAFCISVFSALLVAIIILYIRIYRLVTSSGRRVSSRPSEHSLALLRTVVIVLGVFVMCWAPLFLLLLLDVGCSPERCPVLYHVDWFIALAVLNSAVNPLIYTLSSMEMRAAFFRLLCCCQPHLEAPASMAGNPHLGTVIPTAENSRSSVGGGGSRITGAAKSLTRGKVTTPLNSNNXGPADLVSAVLVKAGALPSLSKF, from the exons ATGGAGAATGTGTTTGAGGAGGGGATGAACCCTGTGATCGTGGCCCACTACAACCACTCTGGGAAGTGGGGTCGGCCGAGAAGCAGTGGGGTCTGTAAGACTGCTGTCCTCCTTCTCATCTGTATCCTAATCGTGCTGGAGAACGTTACAGTGCTGCTGGCATTATGGAGGAACAAACGCTTCCACAGCCGCATGTACTTCCTCATCGGTAACCTGGCCCTATCTGACATGCTAGCCGGGGTGGCCTATGTGGTCAACATTTTCACCTCTGGCGGCAAGACCTTTTTTCTGACACCGGCCCAGTGGCTGGCAAGAGAGGGCAGTATGTTCGTGGCCCTCAGCGCCTCCACCTTCAGCCTGCTGGCCATTGGCATCGAGAGACACATGACCATGGTCCGGCTGCGTCCGTGCGAGGCAGCGGGACGGGGGAGGTTACTGGGCCTGCTGGGGGCATGCTGGGCCGTGTCGGTGCTGCTCAGCGCCCTGCCCTCCCTTGGCTGGAACTGCCTGGAACACCTGGCCTCCTGCTCTACCGTGCTGCCCCTCTATGACAAGAGCTACGTGGCCTTCTGCATCAGCGTCTTCAGCGCCCTGCTGGTGGCCATCATCATCCTCTATATCCGCATCTACCGCCTGGTGACGTCCAGCGGGCGGAGGGTGAGCAGCAGGCCCTCGGAGCACTCACTGGCCCTGCTGAGGACGGTGGTAATAGTTCTGGGGGTGTTTGTGATGTGCTGGGCCCCActgttcctgctgctgctgctggatgTGGGCTGCAGCCCTGAGCGCTGCCCAGTGCTCTACCATGTAGACTGGTTCATCGCCTTGGCCGTGCTCAATTCAGCCGTCAACCCCCTCATCTACACATTGTCCAGCATGGAGATGAGAGCAGCCTTCTTCAGGCTGCTGTGCTGCTGTCAGCCTCACCTGGAGGCCCCAGCCTCCATGGCAGGCAACCCCCACCTGGGGACAGTCATCCCCACGGCCGAGAACAGCAGGTCCAGTGTGGGTGGAGGAGGGAGTAGGATAACGGGGGCTGCCAAGTCTCTGACCCGGGGGAAGGTGACCACGCCCCTGAACTCTAATA CAGGGCCGGCCGACCTGGTGTCAGCGGTGCTGGTCAAGGCTGGTGCACTGCCGTCCCTCAGCAAGTTCTGA